A window from Triticum aestivum cultivar Chinese Spring chromosome 6D, IWGSC CS RefSeq v2.1, whole genome shotgun sequence encodes these proteins:
- the LOC123144922 gene encoding uncharacterized protein At1g65710: MGLCFSKKQQDKPPPPPPQPSAAAATTKPKKPAKVAAAAVVAGDEKAKKAPQPRRASNADESAADGKKAAPIVVKANKAAAGGEAEEKKEEQARPVVVVAKGPMPVRTSSCTKEEVDAILIQCGRLSRSSSGSETRGGHRSKRSSDFDPSGAAGADEEGDWERNGVPVSRPSPHRGSPQRKRSGSRERTGGGSRRSSRSPGRRGEGGAPSATSAGSGVARQQPGKMVSVPAREKGRAPSPAAASGKRCASPRSSSPARVTAANENAGGGQKTAGQTPALSRSSSRKAEQSPLRRSPMAEIDENSLRNNNSSTNTKPQKKSTEIAVATPTRKTAERAKEQSSQKEKAEETIGAASETRAPSSKTTETRTVSIVAETPGRRSGRRSRRASRDFDQNPGLYASHLLEDIQNYHTSATATPGTPPSFTLPACVSKAQSIVDAVADLNSSSSESRTCEPDRSVDDKASVNAAAGGDDLDAPSVHRYVSVRDIRGRGEMELQESAGSNSLSGNLWTPSCESTDRTWSGSRSSNNGDEVVEQVPSHHGGARSPVNRPRQSKQRAAAQLEPSGRSRAGSSGVNAHRGRSAHRGSGSVVSGRSGVRGVSASS; encoded by the exons ATGGGGCTCTGTTTCAGCAAGAAGCAGCAGGacaagccaccgccgccgccgccgcagccgagcgcggCTGCGGCCACCACCAAGCCCAAGAAGCCCGCcaaggtcgccgccgccgcagTGGTCGCGGGCGACGAGAAGGCCAAGAAGGCGCCGCAGCCGAGGAGGGCGTCCAACGCGGACgagtccgccgcggacggcaagaAGGCGGCACCGATCGTCGTCAAGGCTAACAAGGCGGCCGCGGGCGGggaggcggaggagaagaaggaggagcaggcgaggccggtggtggtggtggccaagGGGCCGATGCCGGTGCGCACGTCCAGCTGCACCAAGGAGGAGGTGGACGCCATCCTCATCCAGTGCGGCCGCCTCAGCCGGAGCTCGTCCGGGAGCGAGACGAGGGGCGGGCACCGCTCCAAGAGGAGCTCCGACTTTGATCCGTCCGGGGCCGCTGGCGCGGACGAGGAGGGCGACTGGGAGAGGAACGGGGTCCCCGTGTCGAGGCCGTCGCCCCACCGGGGCTCGCCGCAGAGGAAGCGCTCGGGGAGCCGGGAGAGGACCGGCGGAGGGAGCCGCAGGTCGAGCCGATCGCCCGGACGGCGTGGCGAGGGCGGCGCGCCCTCTGCTACCTCGGCGGGCTCCGGCGTCGCCAGACAGCAGCCCGGGAAGATGGTCTCCGTTCCGGCGAGGGAGAAAGGGCGCGCACCGTCGCCCGCGGCCGCGTCCGGCAAGAGGTGCGCGTCTCCGCGATCAAGCTCGCCTGCGAGGGTGACCGCTGCCAATGAGAATGCTGGAGGGGGACAGAAGACGGCGGGGCAAACGCCGGCGCTGAGCCGGAGCTCGTCCAGGAAGGCCGAGCAGTCGCCGCTCCGGCGCAGCCCCATGGCCGAGATCGACGAGAATTCTCTCCGCAATAACAACAGCAGCACCAACACCAAGCCCCAGAAG AAATCGACGGAGATTGCCGTCGCCACCCCGACCCGGAAGACCGCGGAGCGCGCAAAGGAGCAGAGTTCTCAGAAGGAGAAGGCGGAGGAGACCATCGGTGCGGCGTCGGAGACGAGAGCACCGTCGTCCAAGACCACCGAGACGCGCACGGTGAGCATCGTGGCCGAGACCCCAGGACGGAGGTCAGGCCGCCGTTCGCGCCGGGCGTCGCGCGACTTCGACCAGAACCCCGGCTTGTACGCCAGCCATCTCCTCGAGGACATCCAGAACTACCACACCTCCGCTACGGCCACCCCCGGAACGCCGCCATCCTTCACGCTACCGGCCTGCGTCTCCAAGGCGCAGTCCATCGTCGACGCCGTCGCCGACCTCAACTCCTCGTCGTCGGAGAGCCGCACCTGCGAGCCCGATCGGAGCGTCGACGACAAGGCCTCCGTCAACGCGGCGGCCGGCGGGGACGACCTGGACGCGCCGAGCGTGCACAGGTACGTGTCGGTGCGCGACATCCGTGGCCGCGGGGAGATGGAGCTGCAGGAGTCCGCGGGGAGCAACAGCCTCTCCGGCAACCTGTGGACGCCGTCGTGCGAGTCCACGGACCGGACGTGGAGCGGCTCGCGGTCGTCGAACAACGGCGACGAGGTCGTCGAGCAGGTCCCTAGCCACCACGGTGGCGCGCGCAGCCCGGTGAACCGGCCCAGGCAGAGCAAGCAGAGGGCGGCGGCGCAGCTGGAGCCCAGCGGCCGGTCGCGCGCCGGCAGCTCCGGCGTCAATGCTCACCGTGGACGCAGCGCTCACCGCGGCAGCGGCAGCGTGGTGAGCGGCCGATCGGGCGTCCGTGGCGTCTCGGCGAGCTCGTAG
- the LOC123144925 gene encoding ferredoxin-thioredoxin reductase, variable chain, with protein sequence MATTAAAMAPPSTSASSVLLLRRLPSPASAAPRCCRLGPPPRLRTARPRVSLTSDVSSSSDVAEEEAEHAPKVGRRVRVTAPLRVYHVVKAPDLDIQGMEGVIKQYVGVWKGKRITANFPFKVEFQLTVDTQPKPVKLFVHLREDEFEYIGDE encoded by the coding sequence ATGGCAACGACCGCCGCGGCCATGGCGCccccctccacctccgcctcctcggtcctcctcctccgccgcctcccctccccGGCCTCCGCCGCCCCCCGCTGCTGCCGCCTCggcccgccgccccgcctccgcaCGGCCCGCCCGCGGGTCTCCCTCACCAGCGACGTGTCCTCCTCGTCCGACGtggccgaggaggaggccgagcacGCGCCCAAGGTCGGCAGGCGCGTGCGCGTCACGGCGCCCCTCCGCGTCTACCACGTCGTCAAGGCGCCCGACCTGGACATCCAGGGCATGGAGGGCGTCATCAAGCAGTACGTCGGCGTCTGGAAGGGCAAGCGCATCACCGCCAACTTCCCCTTCAAGGTCGAGTTCCAGCTCACCGTTGACACGCAGCCCAAGCCGGTCAAGCTCTTCGTCCACCTACGCGAGGACGAGTTCGAGTACATCGGGGACGAATGA
- the LOC123144924 gene encoding vacuolar-sorting protein BRO1: MSRPLPPMLSVPEKKTAAAELFRDRHFFNSPVFTDLRDARASLSAPNSQTQPPSSSRALLLRYHRLLSSARDDPCAFDDNLAFTWHDAFRPNLKHTSASLRFEKAAVVFNVGAASSRIAAAVDRAAEGGVKEACGEFQRAAGAFRAVGQMMEGEEGTVDMSPEASAMLEQLMLAQAQECCFERALAAGTSPAACSKVARQAALYYEEAYAALVIPPLQNHFERSWLSHIQLKAAQFNAEACYRYAIELHEKMEIGEEIARLQFGVNAVVDAKRTARGAPASLYDSVSRLEQDMNQNLEKAVNENNRIYLMRVPAAKLLSPLPSASLVRSASKSEVLDAKAETGLQSS; the protein is encoded by the exons ATGTCGCGGCCGCTCCCCCCGATGCTCTCCGTCCCGGAGAAGAAgacggccgccgccgagctctttCGCGACCGCCACTTCTTCAACTCCCCCGTCTTCACCGATCTCCGCGACGCCCGCGCCTCCCTCTCTGCCCCAAACTCTCAAACCCAGCCCCCCTCCTCCAGCCGCGCCCTCCTCCTCCGCTACCACCGCCTCCTCTCCTCCGCGCGCGACGACCCCTGCGCCTTCGACGACAACCTAGCCTTCACCTGGCACGACGCCTTCAGGCCCAACCTCAAGCACACCTCCGCGTCCCTCCGATTCGAGAAGGCCGCCGTCGTGTTCAACGTCGGCGCGGCCTCCTCGAGGATCGCGGCGGCCGTGGACCGGGCGGCGGAGGGAGGGGTCAAGGAGGCGTGCGGGGAGTTCCAGCGCGCGGCGGGGGCGTTCCGTGCGGTGGGGCAGATGATGGAGGGGGAGGAGGGGACGGTGGATATGAGCCCGGAGGCCTCGGCGATGCTGGAGCAGCTCATGCTCGCGCAGGCGCAGGAGTGCTGCTTCGAGCGTGCTCTCGCGGCAGGAACGTCGCCGGCGGCGTGCTCCAAGGTGGCCAGGCAG GCTGCCTTGTACTATGAAGAAGCGTATGCTGCACTGGTTATCCCTCCACTGCAGAACCACTTTGAAAGATCATGGTTGTCTCACATCCAGTTGAAGGCTGCTCAATTCAATGCAGAAGCTTGCTATCGGTATGCTATTGAATTGCATGAGAAGATGGAAATTGGCGAGGAGATAGCTCGACTACAGTTTGGAGTTAATGCAGTTGTTGATGCCAAGAGAACTGCCAGGGGAGCTCCCGCTTCCCTTTATGATTCAGTTTCCaggctagaacaagatatgaaccAGAACTTGGAGAAGGCAGTGAATGAGAACAACCGCATCTATCTTATGAGAGTTCCAGCAGCCAAGTTGTTATCTCCCTTGCCATCAGCTTCACTAGTCCGGTCTGCTTCCAAGAGTGAGGTCTTGGATGCAAAAGCAGAAACTGGCCTTCAGTCCTCATAA